A window of the Henckelia pumila isolate YLH828 chromosome 3, ASM3356847v2, whole genome shotgun sequence genome harbors these coding sequences:
- the LOC140891010 gene encoding probable galacturonosyltransferase-like 1: MEGRGEIWKMMILIMMTLRICNGARKVEYREAPKFYNSPNCPSMNLHVAMTLDSVYLRGSVAAVFSVVQHSSCPENLVFHFIAAASSSTNKSYLRRTISNSFPYLSFRIYHFDDSTAAGLISNAIREALDCPLNYARNYLANILPTYVEKMVYLDSDVVVVDDIGKLAATLLTNDAVLAAPEYCNANFTSYFTPTFWSNPSLSLTFANRKPCYFNTGVMVIDLQRWRAGDYTTKIVEWMQLQKRIRIYQLGSLPPFLLVFAGNIAPVDHRWNQHGLGGDNFLGLCRDLHPGPVSLLHWSGKGKPWARLDTGRPCPLDALWAPYDLLRSSPSFLES, translated from the coding sequence ATGGAAGGGAGGGGTGAAATAtggaaaatgatgattttgattatGATGACATTAAGGATTTGCAATGGAGCAAGAAAGGTGGAATACAGAGAGGCCCCCAAGTTTTACAACTCACCCAACTGCCCTTCTATGAATCTACACGTAGCAATGACTCTTGATTCAGTTTATCTCCGGGGCTCGGTGGCCGCAGTATTTTCCGTGGTCCAGCACTCCTCCTGCCCGGAGAACCTCGTCTTCCACTTCATCGCAGCCGCCTCCTCCTCCACCAACAAATCGTACCTCAGGCGCACAATCTCAAACTCATTCCCTTATCTATCTTTCAGGATTTACCATTTCGACGACTCGACGGCGGCTGGATTAATCTCAAACGCCATCCGGGAAGCCCTGGACTGCCCGCTCAACTACGCCCGCAACTACCTCGCCAATATCCTCCCAACATATGTTGAGAAGATGGTTTACCTGGACTCCGACGTGGTGGTGGTGGACGACATAGGGAAACTGGCCGCCACCCTGCTCACCAATGATGCAGTTTTAGCGGCTCCGGAATACTGCAACGCCAACTTCACCTCCTACTTCACGCCCACATTCTGGTCCAACCCTTCGCTGTCCTTGACTTTTGCCAACAGAAAACCTTGTTACTTCAACACAGGCGTCATGGTCATTGATCTCCAAAGATGGCGAGCTGGAGATTACACCACCAAGATTGTGGAATGGATGCAACTGCAGAAGAGGATTAGGATCTACCAGCTTGGTTCTTTACCCCCCTTTTTACTTGTTTTTGCAGGGAATATAGCCCCCGTGGATCATCGATGGAATCAACATGGGCTCGGAGGCGATAACTTCTTGGGACTTTGCCGGGATCTACATCCCGGTCCGGTCAGCTTATTGCATTGGAGTGGAAAAGGCAAACCGTGGGCTCGCCTCGACACCGGCCGGCCTTGCCCCCTCGATGCATTGTGGGCGCCTTATGATTTGTTGCGCTCTTCTCCATCTTTTCTTGAATCTTGA